The bacterium DNA window TTCAAAAGAATCTGGATCGTCTCTCCAAACTCATCAACGCGCTTCTTGATTACTCGCTCATGGATGCCGAGAAGATGGTTCTTGTGGTGAAGCCCTTTAATCTGAAGCTTCTTTCCAAACAGGTGGTCGTAAATCTTGGATCGGAATTGGAAAAGCGGAACTTGCATTTTCAAATTGAGATTCCGGACGATCTTCCGCTGGTGGTGGGAGACAAAGAAAAGATTTATCAGGTGCTGGAAAATCTAACGATCAACGCAATCAAGTTTACGGAAAATGGGGGCCGGATCACGATGCGCGCCAACACATTCAACCAGGACGGCAAGGTGTCGGTGCGCATTTATGTTTCCGATACGGGAGTTGGAATCCCACAACAGGCATTGCCCCGAATTTTCGACCGTTTTTATCAAGTAGACGCAACCAGCAAACGCAAATATGGCGGCATGGGGCTCGGTCTTGCAATTGCGCGATCCATTATTGAGGCACATAGAGGAACGATTTCAGTAAACAGCGAACTGGGCAAAGGAACCACTTTTACTGTGACTTTGTCTGGTCTTGACGAAACAGGGCTTGAAGGTGATGAAACGATCCAGTCACCCGGAAATTATCTTGTAGAAATTGTGGATGATGACCTTGACATTTTGCGACTCTTCAGAATGTATCTCGAAGAGGAAGGCTTTCGTGTCATCACTGCGGAAACGGCCTCAAACGGATTACTCCTTGCGCGCAAACTTCATCCCGATGCGATCCTGCTGGACGTACTCCTTCCCGATCAGAACGGGTTTCTGTTACTCGAATCACTGAAATCGGACTCCGAGACAGCGGGAATTCCCGTAGTCATCTTGTCCATCATAAAAGAAAAGCTCAAAGGCCTGGAACTGGGAGCGGCTGAATATCTCGTGAAACCAATTGGCCGAACTTTGTTGAAAGCGACCTTAAACAAAGTCCTCTTAAGACCGAGCCAGCCAAAAACGATCCTGATTGTGGATGATGAAGAGGATACGTTGAATTTGTTGCGGGAGCGTTTAACAGAGGAAGGGTTCATAACCATTGAAGCACACAATGGAAAAGAAGCGATTGAAAAAGCAATCCAGAGCAATCCGGATCTGATTCTTCTGGATATCATGATGCCCGAAATCACCGGATGGGATGTGATGGAGCAATTGAAACAAGGAGAAGGAACGGCCTCCATCCCTGTCGTTGTCCTAAGCGCGGTTTCTACGGAAGCGGATAAACAAAGGGGTTACCGGATGGGAATCAAACATTATTTGACCAAACCTTTTGAAGTTAAGGCCCTCATCTCCGAGATTAAAAGAGTTATTCAACAAACCCGCGTGAGTTGATCCGGCCTATCTTCCTCATCCGGTCTATCACTTACATTGAGTATGTTATAATTCGCTCACAGGCGGATTGTCATCAATGGGGAAGAAGATTCTCTTAGTGGATGACGAAGAAGATATTCTGGACTTCCTTGAGCTAATCCTGGAAGAACAGGGATATTCTGTCATCAAAGCAACTTCCGGAACAGACGCACTGGCTGCAGCACAAATGCACCGTCCCGAGCTCATTCTACTCGACATCATGATGCCCGAAATGGACGGTTGGGAAGTACTGAAACTGCTCAAAGCCGACGAGGAAGTGACACATATACCCGTTGCAATGTTGACTGCCCGCACTGAAATGAAAGACAAAATTCAAGGATTGCAGGAAGGAGCAATTGACTACATTTGCAAGCCCTTCGCGACGAAAGAGTTGCTTGATAAGCTGGAAATCATCCTTGCTCAAGTAAGAAAATAGCTCGACAAGGCAAAACGGGAAAAACGGTATGCCTGGCGATTCGAAAACGGATTATTTTGTTCTTCGCGCCGAATGGCTGCGATACAAAAGCAATCTTTACGATAAGAATACGAATCTTCCAACTCTCTCCATCGTTTTTGATGACGCTCGAAAGATGGTGGAAGAACACGGCACCATCGGCCTCATGCTGATTGATTTCGGCAGACAGAAAAATTTTGAAGCAACGTACGGCTGGCAAAAGTACGATGAAGTGCTTCGCCATGTGTCGGAAATTCTCGAAGAATCCAGAAATGAGCTGTTGCACGAGAAGGATCTCATCGCCATTTCCCATATTCGTGGAGATGAATTCATCTTATTCTTGAATCCGCCTGCCGACCGTCCGTGGAATGAATCTGCGCTCGAGGTAGTCAGTGAAAAAATGAGGAACTCGATCAAGCGCAAACTGGAGCGCTTCAGCAATCAACGTTGGCATTCGAATGTGAAGGTTCATACCGGCTATGCTAGCGTGCTTCGGGATCCGACAATCCGCATCGAGCGTTCGATTCAGCGCGCTTTAGCGACAGCGAGAGAAGTCAGTGGTCGAGAAGTAGAGCATGAAATGATTCGCAGGCACATCGCGCTGCAAAAAATCATTTCACAGAACTCCATTTTAATCCTGTTTCAACCCATAGTTTTTCTGGACAACCTCAGGGTTCTCGGTTACGAGGCGTTGAGCCGCGGACCTGAAGACAGCGGGTTTGAAGGCACCGAAATCCTTTTCACTTTTGCTGAAAGCACAAACATGTTGCTTGATCTGGAACGTCTGTGCCGCAAGAACGCGTTGCGCGCCGCACAGTCCTTAAACATTTCTCACAAACTGTTTCTGAATTCCTCCGCCAAGGCGCTTCAGGACAAGGATTTTACGGCGGATCAGCTGGCAGAATACGTTTCTGAACTGGGATTGCAGCAGGATGGAATCGTCCTGGAAATCACTGAGCGTGTGGCGATTCAGGAATGGGTCGCATTCAAAAAAGTGCTCCGGCAATTCAGGAATCACGGTTTTCAAATTGCGATCGATGATATGGGAGCGGGATACAGTTCCTTACAGGCAATTGCTGAGCTGGAACCGGATTACTTGAAATTTGATGTCTCTCTTGTGCGCAATATTCAGGAGAATTTGATTAAGAAGGGCTTGCTGGAAACCCTGGTTTCGCTGTCCTCAAAAATTAATGCATCGGTGATTGCTGAAGGAATCGAAGAGAAAGAAGAGTACGAAGTTTTAAGATCCTTGGGCGTCCAACTCGGTCAGGGCTACTACTTTGCTTCCCCTTCGATTCAACCCCCGCACGTTTCGGCCATCCTGTAAGAGTCGTAGTGGCAGAGCATTTGCCACGCAACCGAAACGGCCTCGCGACTAGAAGACCCTGCGTCAAAAAATGAAACGTGATATCAGGAATGGCAAATGCTCTGCAACTACCGGCTATTAGTGTTCGATTTCGTAGAGTGGTTTCTTGCTTTTCTTGAGATGCAACATTTCCATCGCGCGTTCATTGTTGGGCTGTAGCTGCAAGATGATGTTCAAGTGTTTGAAAGCTTTGATATTCAAGCCCATCGATTGGTAAAACTCCACCAGGGCAAAGTGATTTTCTACGCTTTGAGGCTCCAGCTCCAAAGC harbors:
- a CDS encoding EAL domain-containing protein produces the protein MPGDSKTDYFVLRAEWLRYKSNLYDKNTNLPTLSIVFDDARKMVEEHGTIGLMLIDFGRQKNFEATYGWQKYDEVLRHVSEILEESRNELLHEKDLIAISHIRGDEFILFLNPPADRPWNESALEVVSEKMRNSIKRKLERFSNQRWHSNVKVHTGYASVLRDPTIRIERSIQRALATAREVSGREVEHEMIRRHIALQKIISQNSILILFQPIVFLDNLRVLGYEALSRGPEDSGFEGTEILFTFAESTNMLLDLERLCRKNALRAAQSLNISHKLFLNSSAKALQDKDFTADQLAEYVSELGLQQDGIVLEITERVAIQEWVAFKKVLRQFRNHGFQIAIDDMGAGYSSLQAIAELEPDYLKFDVSLVRNIQENLIKKGLLETLVSLSSKINASVIAEGIEEKEEYEVLRSLGVQLGQGYYFASPSIQPPHVSAIL
- a CDS encoding response regulator encodes the protein MGKKILLVDDEEDILDFLELILEEQGYSVIKATSGTDALAAAQMHRPELILLDIMMPEMDGWEVLKLLKADEEVTHIPVAMLTARTEMKDKIQGLQEGAIDYICKPFATKELLDKLEIILAQVRK
- a CDS encoding response regulator; the protein is MRIHWQSLKIRYAAIFTLFIAVVLLFNALLLIYFKYREFQNDVERRAYSFAKLAVKPICDGYETYFYSGYFKFRELLSSLLSSEAEIIEVQIVDVNGNILFDSDDLQKSHFIPRPDLPRNVITDSYYLDAIRKLELTQRRINDEHGDRMLEIVSPYIEEWGRHKLSVILRFTYNTLKPQMRMMIYQVIGLTLLSMLFTSLLAWMFIGRITKPLDQLTEKATSMIRGGVSQKEIEGSDNEVELLANTFNLMTSKIQENIKQLEENNRTLADLNEELKELDRVKSDLLANVSHELRTPLTSIKGYTEYILEGKLGGVTQKQQKGLLVVQKNLDRLSKLINALLDYSLMDAEKMVLVVKPFNLKLLSKQVVVNLGSELEKRNLHFQIEIPDDLPLVVGDKEKIYQVLENLTINAIKFTENGGRITMRANTFNQDGKVSVRIYVSDTGVGIPQQALPRIFDRFYQVDATSKRKYGGMGLGLAIARSIIEAHRGTISVNSELGKGTTFTVTLSGLDETGLEGDETIQSPGNYLVEIVDDDLDILRLFRMYLEEEGFRVITAETASNGLLLARKLHPDAILLDVLLPDQNGFLLLESLKSDSETAGIPVVILSIIKEKLKGLELGAAEYLVKPIGRTLLKATLNKVLLRPSQPKTILIVDDEEDTLNLLRERLTEEGFITIEAHNGKEAIEKAIQSNPDLILLDIMMPEITGWDVMEQLKQGEGTASIPVVVLSAVSTEADKQRGYRMGIKHYLTKPFEVKALISEIKRVIQQTRVS